The following coding sequences are from one Planctomycetota bacterium window:
- a CDS encoding aspartyl protease family protein — translation MTRLPAALLALLAACGPGRPELPDSALEAYQRGDFERAETLLGSPADPESALLKARILLLRNHPGEAARILLPFTRGRHDVSVETLLHQELALAALRADDFAAAARAFHFLGETVAARKYDTLARRVGYVSELDGPEAAADLLSADPVPLVVADANGVSGLFLVDTALDEVLLDRDFARKARAATVGLQAGAFRRSYDEAILESLEIGRLRVRNVPARLGAVSAPEGVRADGAIGLSLLLRFDFTLDLRRGRLVFRRPAGPSPLPRGVPAFWAGDRTLLVRGSLRDGTPALAAVASSLPGTTIAASPAVAEGTEFRLGGLSLSVPRSAPAAFPENLGGAFGFPVHFVLGAGALRGRALRVDPRSMTAALD, via the coding sequence ATGACGCGCCTCCCCGCCGCCCTTCTGGCGCTCCTGGCCGCCTGCGGACCCGGCCGCCCGGAGCTTCCCGACTCGGCGCTCGAGGCCTATCAGCGCGGCGACTTCGAACGCGCGGAAACCCTTCTCGGCTCCCCCGCGGATCCCGAGTCCGCCCTCCTCAAGGCGCGGATCCTCCTCCTCCGCAACCACCCCGGCGAGGCGGCCCGGATTCTCCTCCCCTTCACGCGGGGGCGGCACGACGTCTCCGTCGAGACGCTCCTCCACCAGGAGCTCGCCCTGGCCGCCCTGCGGGCCGACGACTTCGCCGCCGCCGCCCGCGCGTTCCACTTCCTGGGCGAGACGGTCGCCGCCCGCAAGTACGACACCCTCGCCCGCCGCGTGGGCTACGTCTCCGAGCTGGACGGCCCCGAAGCCGCCGCCGATCTCCTCTCCGCCGACCCTGTCCCCCTCGTCGTCGCCGACGCCAACGGCGTCTCGGGCCTTTTCCTCGTGGACACCGCCCTTGACGAAGTCCTCCTCGACCGCGACTTCGCCCGCAAGGCGCGCGCGGCCACCGTGGGACTCCAGGCGGGCGCCTTCCGCCGAAGCTACGACGAAGCGATCCTCGAGTCGCTCGAGATCGGACGCCTCCGCGTCCGCAACGTGCCCGCCCGGCTCGGCGCCGTTTCCGCCCCCGAAGGCGTCCGCGCGGACGGCGCGATCGGTCTTTCGCTCCTCCTGCGCTTCGACTTCACGCTCGACCTGCGCCGCGGAAGGCTCGTGTTCCGCCGGCCCGCCGGCCCTTCGCCCCTCCCGCGCGGAGTCCCGGCCTTCTGGGCGGGCGACCGAACCCTCCTCGTGCGCGGCTCCCTCAGGGACGGAACCCCGGCGCTCGCCGCCGTGGCCTCGAGCCTGCCCGGAACGACGATCGCCGCCTCCCCGGCGGTCGCCGAAGGGACGGAATTCCGTCTGGGGGGGCTTTCGCTTTCCGTGCCGCGCTCGGCGCCGGCCGCCTTTCCGGAGAACCTCGGCGGCGCCTTCGGATTTCCGGTGCACTTCGTCCTGGGGGCCGGAGCGCTGCGCGGCCGCGCTCTGCGGGTGGATCCCCGGTCAATGACCGCGGCGCTCGACTAG